A window from Culex pipiens pallens isolate TS chromosome 3, TS_CPP_V2, whole genome shotgun sequence encodes these proteins:
- the LOC120422648 gene encoding DNA methyltransferase 1-associated protein 1, which yields MADVRDILDLERPPTPELTKESLLARNKKIYEKKLAVKRPEGMHREVFALLYNDNKDAPPLLPTDTGTGYKSNKARLGMKKVRRWEWAPFTNPARTDGAVFHHWKRASDEPKEYPFAKFNKQLDIPSYTMTDYNTHLKTNLTKWTKPQTDHLFDLAKRFDVRFIIMADRWDRANYGSKTVEDLKERYYEVIGILNKVRGTPEKKIFTFDGEHERRRKEQLKKLFDRTPKQIEEEQMLLNELKKIEARKKERERKTQDLQKLISQADQQQAEQQQHQQSGSHKKSDKKLKKKIQQQPRPSKVDSVVSAVESAGIKFTDLRGTGVSLRSQKMKLPANVGQKKAKALEQALQEFKVDPNPPPIEEICVAFNELRSDMVLLCELRTALATCNFELESLKHQYEALCPGKTLNIPAALVVVPQTTEELQGGPAGGMADGGDLGVAGLI from the exons ATGGCCGACGTACGGGACATTCTCGATCTGGAGCGGCCTCCGACGCCGGAGCTGACCAAGGAATCGCTGCTCGCCCGCAACAAGAAAATCTATGAAAA GAAACTGGCCGTGAAGCGCCCGGAGGGCATGCACCGAGAGGTTTTTGCCCTGCTGTACAATGACAACAAGGACGCGCCGCCGCTGCTGCCGACCGACACCGGAACCGGCTACAAGTCGAACAAGGCCCGGCTGGGGATGAAGAAGGTGCGCCGATGGGAGTGGGCACCGTTTACGAATCCGGCCCGCACGGACGGGGCCGTTTTCCACCACTGGAAGCGTGCGTCGGACGAGCCGAAGGAGTATCCGTTTGCCAAGTTCAACAAGCAGCTGGACATTCCGAGTTACACGATGACCGATTATAACACGCACTTGAAGACGAACTTGACCAAGTGGACGAAGCCGCAGACGGATCATCTGTTTGACTTGGCGAAGCGGTTCGACGTGAGATTTATCATTATGGCTGATCGCTGGGATAGGGCGAATTACGGAAGTAAAACGGTTGAGGACTTGAAGGAGCGTTACTACGAGGTGATTGGAATTTTGAACAAGGTCCGTGGAACTCCGGAGAAGAAGATTTTCACGTTTGACGGCGAGCACGAACGGCGCCGGAAGGAACAGTTGAAGAAATTGTTTGATCGAACTCCGAAACAAATCGAGGAAGAGCAGATGCTGTTGAACGAGCTGAAGAAGATTGAGGCACGCAAGAAGGAACGCGAGCGCAAAACGCAGGACCTTCAGAAGCTGATCTCCCAAGCGGACCAGCAACaggccgagcagcagcagcaccagcagtcCGGATCGCACAAAAAGTCCGAcaaaaagctcaagaaaaaGATCCAACAACAGCCGCGTCCCTCCAAGGTGGACTCCGTCGTCAGCGCTGTGGAATCGGCCGGCATCAAGTTCACCGACCTGCGCGGAACCGGCGTTTCACTGCGCTCGCAAAAGATGAAACTCCCCGCCAACGTTGGCCAAAAGAAGGCGAAAGCCCTCGAGCAGGCGCTGCAAGAGTTCAAGGTCGACCCGAATCCTCCCCCGATCGAGGAAATCTGCGTCGCCTTCAACGAACTGCGCTCCGACATGgtactgctgtgtgagttgcgAACCGCGCTGGCCACGTGCAACTTTGAGCTCGAAAGCTTGAAGCACCAGTACGAGGCGCTCTGTCCGGGCAAGACGCTCAACATTCCGGCCGCGTTGGTGGTGGTTCCGCAGACGACGGAAGAGCTGCAGGGGGGTCCCGCAGGGGGAATGGCGGATGGAGGGGACCTCGGAGTGGCGGGGTTGATTTAG